The Planctomycetia bacterium genome has a window encoding:
- a CDS encoding sigma-54 dependent transcriptional regulator, producing the protein MSLLLIVDDEPNIRYSFRASLESLFTSVVAVETATAGIAAVRDLHPDVVLLDVNLPDMSGLTAFGEMRKLDPRVVVIIITAFTTTQKAIEATKQGAFDYLLKPVDLQVLTDTVRRGAEVSRLSRVPVSFDESLPSTESDLLIGRSPSMQAVYKAIGRVASQDVTVLIQGESGTGKELIARAIYQHSRRSHLPFLAVNAAAIPDALLETEMFGHERGAFTGAERTRIGKFEQADGGTLFLDEIGDMSAATQSKLLRVLQERTFERVGGEETLTTDVRLIAATNKDLDQAVEQGHFRQDLYYRLNVFIIRLPSLRSRLEDLPMLIDFFIRTFNVELNRTVRGISDQAKLALQRHSWPGNVRELQSAVKSAIVHATGDVLTIDCFPESCRSGTDALPVPEGPSDATLDVGRMVEDLCSQGHSDIYRHIHAEADRLLIECVLKKSQGSQLLAAELLGISRTTLRAKLRALGLSIEKHLLTESDHGE; encoded by the coding sequence ATGTCGCTGTTGCTGATCGTCGACGACGAACCGAATATCCGCTATTCGTTTCGGGCCAGCCTCGAATCGTTGTTCACGAGCGTGGTCGCAGTCGAAACCGCGACGGCGGGGATCGCGGCCGTCCGCGACTTGCATCCCGACGTCGTACTGCTCGACGTCAATCTTCCCGACATGTCGGGCCTCACCGCTTTCGGCGAGATGCGGAAACTCGATCCACGCGTCGTCGTGATCATCATCACCGCGTTTACGACGACGCAAAAAGCGATCGAAGCGACCAAGCAGGGGGCGTTCGACTATCTCCTCAAACCGGTCGACTTGCAGGTTCTTACCGACACGGTGCGCCGCGGCGCAGAGGTGAGCCGGCTCAGTCGCGTTCCGGTCTCGTTCGATGAATCTCTGCCTTCCACGGAATCGGACCTGCTGATCGGTCGTTCCCCGTCGATGCAAGCGGTTTACAAGGCGATCGGGCGCGTCGCATCGCAAGACGTGACGGTCTTGATCCAAGGAGAAAGCGGCACCGGCAAGGAGCTCATCGCTCGGGCCATTTATCAACATAGCCGTCGCAGTCATCTGCCGTTTCTAGCGGTCAACGCCGCGGCGATTCCCGATGCGCTGCTGGAGACCGAAATGTTCGGTCACGAGCGAGGTGCGTTTACCGGTGCCGAACGGACGCGCATCGGAAAGTTCGAGCAGGCCGACGGCGGGACGTTGTTTCTCGATGAGATCGGCGACATGAGCGCCGCCACGCAGTCGAAACTACTGCGAGTTCTGCAAGAGCGGACGTTCGAGCGCGTCGGCGGTGAAGAAACGCTGACGACCGACGTGCGCTTGATCGCGGCGACCAATAAAGATTTGGACCAAGCGGTCGAACAGGGGCATTTTCGGCAAGATCTTTATTACCGACTGAACGTCTTCATCATCCGGCTTCCGTCGCTTCGATCGCGATTGGAAGACTTGCCGATGTTGATCGATTTCTTCATTCGAACTTTCAACGTCGAACTGAATCGGACGGTGCGAGGCATCTCCGACCAAGCGAAGCTCGCCTTGCAACGGCACTCTTGGCCGGGCAATGTTCGAGAACTGCAAAGTGCGGTTAAGAGTGCCATCGTACATGCGACCGGCGATGTCTTGACGATCGACTGCTTTCCGGAGTCTTGCCGTAGCGGCACGGATGCTCTACCCGTTCCGGAAGGGCCGTCCGACGCCACGCTCGACGTCGGACGAATGGTCGAAGACCTATGTTCTCAAGGCCACAGCGACATCTATCGGCACATCCACGCCGAAGCGGATCGATTGCTGATCGAATGCGTGCTTAAAAAGTCGCAAGGAAGTCAACTATTGGCAGCCGAATTACTCGGTATTTCTCGCACGACGCTCCGAGCAAAACTACGAGCTCTCGGACTTTCCATCGAAAAGCATTTGCTTACGGAATCTGATCACGGGGAATAG
- a CDS encoding agmatine deiminase family protein, producing the protein MAKRNPSRPQTAEFSKAEQLLLLLESSSAARWAGLAIISVPALFVVALFWWNVRTEDVAYQNRRAAVAPGIVASVEGVAAPAPTPDSPLMPAEFDRQDGMLLGCNELVIYHPRLMVQMIQAMAGKLEIYGLINDAIQQQKVVSLLEENGLPADTVQFLEITARGMWVRDFGPKFIRNQSGGLTIVDYAYLDRIATDGRVRPDDDKVPARIAELFHMPVMSLPLSMEGGNVLTNGYGLCITTNHLVAENEHRSYSFEKVGQLLGEAYGQRQWSYIDPLPGDPTKHADTYVTFLSPTTVVVGSCDAALDPAAAATMDKTAGQLTSVTVNGQPLQIVRIPMVMKGDGISRTYANCVLANGTALIPQYADVDPSINKQALDIYARVLPNWKIVGIECLELAVKGGALHCVTCNVPSPSLLPLELPAP; encoded by the coding sequence ATGGCTAAACGCAACCCTTCCCGTCCTCAAACGGCCGAGTTCTCTAAGGCCGAACAGCTTTTATTGCTGCTGGAAAGTAGCAGTGCGGCGCGCTGGGCAGGGCTGGCGATCATTTCGGTCCCGGCGTTGTTCGTCGTCGCCTTGTTTTGGTGGAACGTCCGAACGGAAGACGTCGCGTATCAAAACCGTCGCGCGGCCGTAGCCCCGGGAATCGTCGCAAGCGTCGAAGGAGTCGCGGCTCCGGCTCCCACTCCCGATTCCCCGCTCATGCCTGCCGAATTCGATCGGCAAGACGGCATGCTGCTAGGCTGCAACGAGCTTGTGATCTACCATCCGCGATTGATGGTGCAAATGATTCAAGCCATGGCAGGCAAGCTTGAAATCTACGGCTTGATCAACGACGCCATCCAACAACAGAAGGTCGTATCGCTGTTGGAAGAAAACGGGCTTCCGGCCGATACGGTTCAGTTCCTAGAAATCACCGCTCGCGGCATGTGGGTTCGCGACTTCGGCCCTAAGTTCATTCGCAACCAATCAGGCGGCCTCACGATCGTCGACTATGCCTATCTAGACCGCATAGCGACGGACGGCCGGGTACGCCCGGACGACGACAAAGTGCCTGCGAGAATCGCCGAATTGTTTCACATGCCCGTCATGTCTCTCCCGCTGTCGATGGAAGGGGGCAACGTCCTCACCAACGGTTACGGCCTTTGCATCACGACGAACCACTTGGTGGCGGAGAACGAACATCGCAGCTATTCGTTCGAAAAGGTCGGGCAGTTGCTCGGCGAAGCCTACGGACAACGGCAATGGTCGTACATCGATCCTCTTCCCGGCGACCCGACCAAGCATGCCGACACGTACGTGACGTTCCTCTCGCCGACCACGGTCGTCGTGGGTTCTTGCGATGCGGCACTCGACCCTGCGGCTGCGGCGACGATGGACAAGACCGCCGGTCAATTGACGTCGGTAACGGTGAACGGCCAACCGCTGCAAATCGTCCGTATTCCGATGGTCATGAAGGGAGACGGCATCAGCCGCACCTATGCGAACTGTGTCCTTGCGAACGGCACGGCACTGATCCCGCAATATGCCGACGTCGACCCAAGCATCAATAAGCAAGCCTTAGACATCTACGCTCGGGTACTGCCGAACTGGAAGATCGTCGGCATCGAATGCTTGGAACTCGCGGTAAAAGGGGGCGCGTTGCACTGCGTCACATGCAACGTACCGTCGCCGAGCTTGCTGCCGCTTGAGCTTCCCGCTCCTTAA
- a CDS encoding DUF1501 domain-containing protein gives MHREGCHRPDHPAIGRRELLHVGGLGLLGTGLADLLRLESQAAAATASPVRAKSVVFVFQSGGPSQFETFDPKPDAPAEIRGEYGTIATKLPGIRFCEYLPRLAARSDKFSIVRTMHHTADRSVRSEHAGGHYLIQTGTTELPPGDTLQTIASPRQGRAIWPSIGSMIAYAAPPSAAVGWPAVVEIPREKGVTKYGRDPGLLGPRFARWTVDLAPTCNSKDPGGSCPNCFSHDTPNDPARAPGPGPNAWWDNSSCRNPDFHLPQFGAKEAISIPQLSGRVELVRYLDSLRRSADVFAATPESTTWDAYSKQAQRLVLASHPGKQNPFDLSQETDAVRDLYGREEWGQALLVARRLVESGVRMVQVNLRGWDTHQNAFRDLKGHLLPSLDLCLSGFLDDLAQRGMLDETLIVMCGEMGRTPRVSPIVVGGKNVAGDIFTPGRHHWGDVFPCLVAGGGTVGGRIIGQTDKHGGQPVGEAYTPADLAATIFRQLGIGPEREFHDAQGRAYAIYRGQPIAALM, from the coding sequence ATGCATCGTGAAGGATGCCATCGGCCCGACCACCCAGCCATCGGCCGTCGCGAGTTGTTGCACGTCGGCGGACTCGGCCTGCTCGGCACCGGGCTTGCCGACCTGCTGCGATTGGAATCGCAGGCCGCGGCCGCAACCGCCTCTCCGGTTCGAGCGAAGTCGGTTGTCTTCGTATTTCAATCGGGCGGGCCCTCGCAGTTCGAGACTTTCGACCCCAAGCCCGACGCCCCGGCCGAGATTCGAGGCGAATACGGCACCATCGCGACGAAACTGCCGGGCATTCGCTTTTGCGAATATCTACCCAGGCTCGCGGCGCGCTCGGACAAGTTCTCGATCGTTCGCACGATGCACCACACGGCCGATCGCTCGGTGCGCAGCGAACACGCCGGCGGTCACTATCTGATTCAAACCGGCACCACCGAGCTTCCTCCCGGCGACACGCTGCAAACGATCGCCAGCCCGCGGCAGGGTCGCGCGATATGGCCAAGCATCGGTTCGATGATCGCGTATGCCGCTCCTCCGAGCGCCGCGGTCGGTTGGCCGGCGGTCGTCGAGATCCCGCGCGAAAAAGGAGTGACGAAATACGGTCGCGATCCCGGCTTGCTCGGTCCCCGGTTCGCGCGGTGGACCGTCGACCTTGCGCCGACCTGCAACAGCAAGGACCCCGGCGGCTCATGCCCGAATTGCTTCTCTCACGACACTCCGAACGATCCCGCCCGGGCTCCCGGGCCGGGTCCGAACGCTTGGTGGGACAACTCCAGCTGCCGCAACCCGGACTTTCACCTCCCGCAATTCGGCGCTAAGGAAGCGATTTCCATCCCGCAACTCTCCGGCCGGGTCGAGCTCGTTCGCTACCTCGACTCGCTGCGCCGCAGTGCCGATGTCTTCGCCGCCACGCCCGAGTCGACCACCTGGGACGCCTACTCGAAGCAAGCGCAGCGGCTTGTGCTCGCCTCGCATCCGGGAAAGCAGAACCCTTTCGACCTCTCGCAAGAGACCGATGCCGTTCGCGATCTCTACGGCCGTGAAGAATGGGGCCAAGCGCTTCTCGTCGCTCGCCGGCTCGTCGAGTCGGGAGTGCGCATGGTGCAGGTCAACCTGCGCGGTTGGGACACGCACCAAAACGCGTTCCGCGATCTCAAGGGGCATCTCTTGCCGTCGCTCGATCTTTGCCTCAGCGGCTTCCTCGACGATCTCGCACAGCGCGGCATGCTCGACGAAACGTTGATCGTCATGTGCGGCGAAATGGGACGCACGCCGCGCGTCTCGCCGATCGTCGTCGGGGGGAAGAACGTGGCCGGCGACATCTTCACTCCCGGCCGGCATCACTGGGGCGACGTGTTTCCGTGCCTCGTGGCCGGCGGCGGAACCGTCGGCGGACGGATCATCGGTCAAACCGACAAACACGGCGGCCAACCGGTCGGCGAGGCCTACACGCCGGCCGATCTTGCAGCGACGATCTTTCGCCAACTCGGCATCGGCCCGGAGCGCGAGTTTCACGATGCGCAAGGTCGAGCCTACGCGATCTACCGCGGGCAACCGATTGCGGCGCTGATGTAG
- the rbfA gene encoding 30S ribosome-binding factor RbfA, translating to MTSRRLLKAAQAIREVVSMAILSELKDPRVQHVTVTKVEVLPDMKQAKVYVTIMGEETQQRLALHGLQSSAGFLQHKIATRIDTRYTPRLEFIFDQGVKNTLEIDRILRRVLPKADDPFVARHEDDDEIIEDETEVVETTDEASGEVPDESPTAPESKFEHG from the coding sequence ATGACATCTCGCCGATTGCTCAAAGCCGCCCAGGCGATCCGCGAGGTCGTCAGCATGGCGATCTTGTCGGAATTGAAAGATCCGCGCGTGCAGCACGTGACGGTCACGAAGGTCGAGGTCTTGCCGGATATGAAGCAAGCCAAGGTCTACGTCACGATCATGGGCGAAGAGACGCAGCAGCGCCTCGCGTTGCACGGCTTGCAAAGCTCGGCCGGTTTCCTGCAGCACAAGATCGCCACCCGCATCGACACGCGCTACACGCCCCGCTTAGAGTTCATCTTCGATCAAGGGGTGAAGAACACGCTGGAAATCGACCGCATTCTTCGTCGCGTCCTGCCTAAGGCCGACGACCCGTTCGTCGCTCGTCACGAGGACGACGATGAAATTATCGAAGACGAAACGGAAGTCGTCGAAACGACCGATGAAGCGTCGGGGGAAGTGCCCGACGAATCGCCGACCGCTCCCGAGTCTAAGTTCGAACATGGTTAG
- the infB gene encoding translation initiation factor IF-2 yields the protein MVVRIYSLAKELKLDSKVLVDICTRAGVPGKGSALASLTEEEVVKVKNFMAGGGAKAAAASAPVAVATAASATLSAPLTAPIAPVIPKATGRVPVLRSPSDKKSAASSSPTVEPPTEVESAPAPTAVEPVKPAPAPAAPVSQPPAIAASSTSSAEPPAMRREDYMAPGGTMGRSPLSRPLMRGDKSEKVDGPKKAADQKPRMASVRVGRMPAVEQPKASVTSNEPAPQKPDLKLPMDAIRASKVGGKPLQAHLKKHEDRRKAEIDAAAVAKTPAGRAAAAAAARNRPAAGSPMPMDDAARERARKAGVGGKGVPTGDALTLREQRQLGRKKKPDDAPAKRINAITGLEEDVPAPKRIHHTSRRRTLQSTGANTAAPRKGKVVVEFPCTVRSFSETLGVRAPQVLMKLLQLGMPGNINTELNAETVEMLAVEFGIEIEMKQPPDAEAELLASMETLDENPDEMEPRAPVVTFLGHVDHGKTSLLDRLVGLNVVAGESGGITQHIRAYRIEKDGRPITVVDTPGHEAFTEMRARGANVTDIAVIVVAANDGVMPQTEEAISHARAAGVPIVVALNKVDLPGINYDRVFSQLVTAGLQPTEWGGDTELVRVSAQTGQGMPELLETLLTISDLHDLRANPHRDAYGTCLEADMSEGRGVSVKCIVQKGTLKVGDVVVCGAAHGRVKALYDTLKTREELKEAGPSMPVTVTGLDVPPNAGDHFYVVDDIAKAREIATKRAVQQRSTTLGMGPAHATLETLFEKLGNQEDVQTLNLIIRADVRGSIEALQKELSKLTHPEVQIKILQASVGGVSEADVYLADASDAIIIAFNVVPDMKARLMAENRGVQIRRYEIIYKVSDDLKLALEGMLKPEQREIELGRALVQKAFAISRVGTVAGCRVLSGTIERNSRVRIIRDSRIVGDYALDTLKREKDDTREVREGMECGIKLAGFNDIKEGDVLESYKVEEVARTL from the coding sequence TTGGTCGTTCGGATTTATTCATTAGCGAAAGAGCTGAAGCTCGACAGTAAAGTTCTCGTCGATATTTGTACGAGAGCAGGAGTGCCGGGCAAAGGGTCGGCGCTCGCCAGTTTGACGGAAGAAGAAGTCGTCAAAGTAAAAAACTTCATGGCCGGCGGAGGCGCGAAAGCAGCCGCCGCTTCTGCGCCGGTCGCCGTGGCGACTGCGGCGTCGGCTACGCTGTCCGCTCCGCTCACCGCCCCCATTGCGCCGGTCATCCCCAAAGCCACCGGACGCGTTCCGGTGTTGCGATCTCCCTCGGATAAAAAGAGCGCCGCCTCGTCGTCGCCGACCGTCGAACCTCCTACCGAAGTGGAATCGGCCCCGGCTCCGACGGCCGTGGAACCCGTGAAGCCGGCCCCTGCTCCGGCCGCGCCGGTTTCGCAACCCCCGGCGATCGCCGCCTCCTCGACTTCATCGGCCGAACCACCGGCCATGCGTCGCGAAGACTACATGGCTCCCGGTGGCACGATGGGCCGGTCTCCGCTCTCGCGCCCGCTGATGCGCGGCGACAAGAGCGAGAAGGTCGACGGGCCGAAAAAGGCCGCCGATCAAAAGCCCCGTATGGCGTCGGTGCGCGTGGGCCGAATGCCTGCCGTCGAGCAACCGAAGGCCTCGGTGACCTCGAACGAGCCGGCTCCGCAAAAGCCGGACTTAAAGCTGCCGATGGATGCTATTCGAGCGTCGAAGGTCGGCGGCAAGCCGTTGCAGGCTCATCTCAAGAAACACGAAGATCGCCGCAAAGCGGAAATCGATGCGGCAGCAGTTGCGAAGACCCCTGCCGGACGTGCCGCCGCTGCGGCCGCGGCCCGCAATCGTCCGGCCGCTGGATCGCCGATGCCGATGGATGACGCTGCCCGCGAACGGGCTCGTAAGGCCGGCGTCGGCGGTAAGGGCGTCCCTACGGGCGACGCTCTGACGCTGCGCGAACAGCGCCAACTCGGACGGAAGAAGAAGCCCGACGATGCTCCGGCCAAACGGATCAACGCCATCACGGGGCTCGAGGAAGACGTTCCGGCACCGAAGCGGATTCATCACACTTCGCGCCGCCGAACGTTGCAAAGCACGGGCGCCAATACCGCCGCTCCACGTAAGGGGAAAGTCGTGGTCGAGTTCCCTTGTACCGTCCGGAGCTTCTCCGAAACTTTGGGCGTGCGTGCTCCGCAAGTCCTCATGAAATTGTTGCAACTCGGCATGCCGGGCAACATCAACACCGAACTGAACGCGGAAACGGTCGAAATGTTAGCCGTCGAGTTCGGCATCGAAATCGAAATGAAGCAGCCGCCCGATGCGGAGGCGGAATTGCTCGCCTCGATGGAGACACTGGACGAGAACCCGGACGAGATGGAGCCTCGCGCTCCGGTCGTGACGTTCCTCGGCCACGTCGACCACGGCAAGACATCCCTCTTGGATCGCTTGGTCGGGTTGAACGTCGTCGCAGGCGAAAGCGGCGGTATCACCCAACACATCCGCGCCTATCGCATCGAAAAAGACGGCCGACCGATTACGGTCGTCGATACGCCGGGCCACGAAGCGTTTACCGAAATGCGGGCGCGCGGTGCCAACGTTACGGATATCGCCGTGATCGTCGTCGCGGCGAACGACGGCGTGATGCCGCAAACCGAAGAGGCGATCAGCCATGCCCGCGCGGCCGGGGTGCCGATCGTCGTGGCTTTGAACAAGGTCGATTTGCCGGGCATCAACTACGATCGGGTCTTCTCGCAACTCGTCACGGCCGGCCTGCAACCGACCGAATGGGGCGGCGATACGGAACTGGTGCGCGTCAGCGCGCAAACCGGTCAGGGAATGCCGGAACTGCTGGAAACCTTGCTGACGATCTCGGACCTCCACGACCTGCGAGCCAACCCGCATCGCGACGCTTACGGCACTTGCTTGGAAGCGGACATGAGCGAAGGCCGCGGCGTGTCGGTGAAATGCATCGTGCAAAAGGGAACGCTCAAAGTCGGCGACGTCGTCGTCTGCGGTGCGGCGCATGGCCGTGTGAAGGCGCTCTACGACACGCTGAAGACACGCGAAGAACTCAAAGAAGCCGGTCCGTCGATGCCCGTCACCGTCACCGGTCTGGATGTTCCGCCGAACGCCGGCGACCACTTCTACGTGGTCGACGATATCGCCAAGGCGCGTGAGATCGCGACGAAGCGCGCGGTGCAACAACGCTCGACCACGCTCGGCATGGGCCCTGCCCACGCCACGCTTGAAACGCTGTTCGAGAAGCTCGGCAATCAAGAAGACGTGCAAACGCTCAACCTCATCATCCGCGCCGATGTGCGCGGCTCGATCGAAGCGTTGCAGAAGGAACTCAGCAAGCTCACGCATCCGGAAGTGCAGATCAAGATTCTGCAAGCTTCGGTCGGCGGCGTCAGCGAGGCCGACGTTTACTTGGCCGACGCTTCGGATGCGATCATCATCGCGTTCAACGTCGTGCCGGATATGAAGGCCCGCCTGATGGCCGAGAATCGCGGCGTGCAGATTCGCCGCTACGAGATCATCTACAAAGTCAGCGACGATTTGAAGCTGGCGCTGGAAGGGATGCTCAAGCCGGAGCAACGCGAGATCGAGTTGGGTCGGGCTTTGGTGCAGAAGGCGTTTGCGATCAGCCGAGTCGGCACGGTCGCGGGCTGCCGAGTGCTTTCCGGCACGATCGAGCGCAACTCGCGCGTCCGGATCATTCGCGACAGTCGCATCGTCGGCGATTACGCCCTCGATACGCTGAAGCGCGAGAAAGACGATACGCGTGAAGTACGCGAAGGAATGGAGTGCGGCATCAAGTTGGCCGGCTTCAACGACATCAAGGAAGGGGACGTTTTGGAGTCCTACAAGGTCGAGGAAGTGGCGCGCACGCTGTAA
- the nusA gene encoding transcription termination factor NusA, with protein sequence MNTQELLRIIDAIHREKKIDKEVVFLAIESALVSAAKKHYGENEQITISISRTDGSISATLNGEVLDQEETVGRIGAQTAKQVIIQKVREAERDALYNEYDREIGQLVTGMVQRYENGTATVTLPDCEAILPRSEQIPGETHHPNERVRATVCEVRKAGSRVKVILSRTRAALVGRMFEQEIPEIGDGVIEIRAMAREPGYRTKVAVSSSDPRVDCVGACVGVRGNRIKNIVDELAGERIDIVRYSEDMQVLVPNALQPAEVEEVILCSMLGRAIVLVREDQLSLAIGRRGQNVRLASKLCGWDIEIMTREELDEQIERAVAGFCTIEGVDEGLAEKLVGEGFLSYDDLSIIEPDSLMEMSGLTAEQVEGITSLAESRAQEAEVAAAEQRRKQREQQRIDAVTAEIDAKEAAERAAAGETQGSVAVEENLASESGPAATDGVEGEGGTPAGG encoded by the coding sequence ATGAACACGCAGGAACTGTTGCGGATTATCGACGCGATCCATCGCGAAAAGAAGATCGACAAAGAAGTAGTCTTTCTCGCCATCGAGTCGGCGCTGGTCTCGGCCGCGAAGAAGCATTACGGCGAAAACGAACAAATCACGATCTCGATCAGCCGGACCGACGGCTCGATCAGCGCTACGCTCAACGGCGAAGTGCTCGATCAAGAAGAAACGGTCGGTCGCATCGGCGCTCAGACCGCCAAGCAAGTCATCATTCAAAAGGTGCGCGAAGCCGAACGCGACGCCCTCTACAACGAATACGACCGCGAAATCGGCCAGCTCGTCACGGGCATGGTGCAGCGCTACGAGAACGGCACCGCGACCGTCACGCTGCCCGATTGCGAAGCGATTTTGCCGCGTAGCGAGCAAATTCCGGGCGAAACGCATCATCCCAACGAACGGGTTCGCGCCACGGTTTGCGAAGTCCGCAAGGCCGGCAGCCGCGTGAAGGTCATTCTTAGCCGGACGCGCGCCGCGCTCGTCGGCCGGATGTTCGAGCAAGAGATTCCCGAAATCGGCGACGGCGTCATCGAGATCCGCGCCATGGCTCGCGAGCCGGGCTACCGCACGAAGGTGGCTGTGAGCTCGAGCGACCCGCGCGTCGATTGCGTGGGAGCCTGCGTCGGCGTGCGCGGCAATCGGATCAAGAATATCGTCGATGAACTGGCGGGCGAGCGAATCGATATCGTGCGCTATAGCGAAGACATGCAAGTGCTCGTTCCCAACGCTTTGCAGCCGGCCGAAGTCGAAGAGGTGATCCTCTGCTCGATGCTCGGGCGAGCCATCGTGTTGGTGCGCGAAGATCAATTGTCGTTGGCGATCGGTCGTCGCGGGCAGAACGTGCGTCTCGCCAGCAAGCTGTGCGGCTGGGACATCGAAATCATGACCCGCGAAGAGCTCGACGAGCAGATCGAACGGGCCGTCGCCGGGTTCTGCACGATCGAAGGAGTCGACGAAGGGCTGGCCGAAAAGCTGGTCGGCGAAGGCTTCTTGTCGTACGACGACCTCTCGATTATCGAGCCCGATTCCCTCATGGAAATGAGCGGCCTCACGGCCGAACAGGTCGAAGGCATTACGAGCTTGGCGGAATCTCGTGCTCAAGAGGCCGAGGTCGCCGCGGCCGAACAACGCCGCAAACAACGTGAACAACAGCGCATCGACGCCGTGACGGCGGAGATCGACGCGAAGGAAGCTGCCGAACGGGCTGCCGCAGGCGAGACTCAAGGCTCGGTTGCCGTGGAAGAGAATTTGGCTTCGGAATCAGGACCCGCGGCGACGGACGGCGTCGAGGGCGAAGGGGGCACACCGGCCGGCGGTTAA
- a CDS encoding polysaccharide pyruvyl transferase family protein translates to MHTPADRRTFIKSIGAITATAAYRPAALFAAEPKPRKIVLRSSWQTVNIGDIAHTPGVLRLLEKYVPEAEVYLWPSKIDAGVKELLLRRFPKLKFVEGAESQAQALVECDFFLHSSGPALVGRKDVARWRRETGKPYGIYGITQGPLDEETVELLSGAEFVYFRDSVSLERAKQAGVKSPVMEFGPDGAFAVDLRDDASAQRFLADTGLEAGKFLCVIPRYRYTPYWVVHPRKMTVEDDRKHARNEAMKEHDHAPLRAAIEAVVHETEMKVLICPEDRSQVAIGKEMLFDKLPSDVKAKTVWRDRYWLTDEALSTYTLSAGLFGLEMHSPILCIGAGVPAIVGRFAEQTSKGLMWRDIGLGDWLFDMDAPADVERFVPTVLSLAKAPAAARALAAQGRANVERRQRETMAVVRETVLRAGIAIERPSAK, encoded by the coding sequence ATGCATACGCCGGCCGATCGCCGAACGTTTATCAAAAGTATCGGTGCGATCACCGCAACTGCGGCGTATCGACCGGCGGCCCTTTTCGCCGCCGAGCCGAAGCCGCGCAAGATCGTGCTCCGGTCGTCGTGGCAGACGGTCAATATCGGCGACATCGCCCATACGCCGGGCGTGTTGCGGCTGCTGGAGAAATACGTTCCCGAGGCCGAAGTGTATCTTTGGCCGAGCAAGATCGACGCCGGGGTGAAGGAATTGTTGCTCCGGCGGTTTCCGAAGTTGAAGTTCGTCGAGGGGGCTGAATCGCAAGCGCAGGCACTCGTCGAGTGCGACTTCTTCTTGCATAGCTCCGGGCCGGCACTGGTCGGCCGCAAGGATGTGGCTCGCTGGCGGCGCGAGACCGGCAAGCCTTATGGGATTTACGGGATCACGCAGGGGCCGCTCGACGAGGAAACCGTCGAGTTGCTCAGCGGTGCCGAGTTCGTTTACTTTCGCGATTCCGTCTCGCTCGAACGAGCGAAACAAGCGGGCGTGAAATCGCCGGTGATGGAGTTCGGTCCCGACGGCGCTTTCGCAGTCGATTTGCGCGACGATGCCTCGGCGCAGCGGTTTCTCGCCGACACCGGCTTGGAAGCGGGAAAGTTTCTTTGCGTGATTCCCCGTTATCGGTACACACCCTACTGGGTCGTTCATCCGAGAAAAATGACGGTGGAAGACGATCGCAAGCACGCGCGCAACGAAGCGATGAAGGAGCACGATCACGCACCGCTCCGCGCGGCGATCGAAGCGGTCGTGCATGAGACGGAGATGAAGGTGCTTATTTGTCCGGAAGACCGGAGCCAAGTCGCGATCGGCAAGGAGATGCTCTTCGACAAGTTGCCGAGCGACGTCAAGGCTAAGACCGTCTGGCGCGATCGATACTGGCTGACCGACGAAGCGCTCAGCACCTATACGCTGAGCGCCGGCTTGTTCGGCCTAGAGATGCACTCGCCGATTCTCTGCATCGGGGCGGGAGTGCCGGCGATCGTCGGGCGGTTCGCAGAGCAGACGAGCAAAGGCCTCATGTGGCGCGACATCGGTCTCGGCGATTGGCTGTTCGACATGGATGCCCCGGCAGACGTCGAACGGTTCGTGCCGACGGTCCTGTCGCTGGCGAAAGCCCCCGCCGCAGCGCGAGCCCTCGCGGCTCAGGGACGGGCAAACGTGGAACGGCGGCAGCGCGAGACGATGGCCGTGGTGCGAGAAACCGTCTTGCGAGCCGGCATCGCTATAGAACGGCCTTCTGCAAAATAG